Proteins from one Mycobacterium sp. SMC-2 genomic window:
- the ipdA gene encoding cholesterol ring-cleaving hydrolase subunit IpdA, whose amino-acid sequence MTDKRTTLDEAVAQLRSGMTIGIGGWGSRRKPMAFVRAMLRTDVKDLTVVTYGGPDLGLLCSAGKVKRVYYGFVSLDSPPFYDPWFAKARTSGALEAREMDEGMLRCGLQAAAQRLPFLPIRAGLGSSVPDFWEGELQTVTSPYKTDGGHETLIAMPALRLDAAFAHLNLGDCRGNAAYTGIDPYFDDLFLMAADKRFLSVERVVSTEELVKAVPPQALLVNRMMVDSVVEAPGGAHFTTAAPDYGRDEKFQRHYAEAAATDEGWQAFVQTYLSGSEDDYQAAVRAFAEEG is encoded by the coding sequence GTGACCGACAAGCGAACCACCCTCGACGAGGCCGTCGCGCAGTTGCGCAGCGGCATGACGATCGGCATCGGCGGCTGGGGCTCGCGGCGCAAACCGATGGCGTTCGTGCGGGCCATGCTGCGCACCGACGTCAAAGACCTGACGGTGGTCACCTACGGCGGGCCCGACCTGGGGTTGCTGTGCTCGGCCGGCAAGGTCAAGCGCGTCTACTACGGCTTCGTATCGCTGGATTCCCCGCCCTTCTACGACCCCTGGTTCGCCAAGGCCCGCACCAGTGGCGCCCTCGAGGCCCGGGAAATGGACGAGGGCATGCTGCGCTGCGGCCTGCAAGCCGCCGCGCAACGCCTGCCGTTCCTGCCGATTCGCGCCGGGCTGGGCAGCTCGGTGCCGGACTTCTGGGAGGGCGAGTTGCAAACCGTGACTTCGCCCTACAAAACGGACGGCGGGCACGAGACGCTGATCGCCATGCCGGCGCTGCGCCTGGACGCGGCCTTCGCGCACCTCAATCTCGGAGACTGCCGGGGCAATGCGGCCTACACCGGGATCGATCCCTACTTCGACGACCTGTTCCTGATGGCCGCCGACAAGCGCTTCCTGTCGGTCGAGCGCGTCGTCTCCACGGAGGAGCTGGTCAAGGCCGTTCCCCCGCAGGCCCTGCTGGTGAACCGGATGATGGTCGATTCCGTGGTCGAGGCGCCGGGCGGCGCCCACTTCACCACCGCCGCACCGGATTACGGCCGCGACGAGAAGTTTCAGCGGCACTACGCCGAGGCGGCCGCCACCGACGAGGGCTGGCAGGCCTTCGTCCAGACCTACCTGTCGGGCAGCGAGGACGACTACCAGGCGGCGGTCCGCGCGTTCGCAGAGGAGGGCTGA
- the ipdC gene encoding (3aS,4S,5R,7aS)-5-hydroxy-7a-methyl-1-oxo-octahydro-1H-indene-4-carboxyl-CoA dehydrogenase encodes MRLRTPLTELVGVEHPVVQTGMGWVAGARLVAATANAGGLGILASATMTLDELATAIGKVKAATDKPFGVNIRADAADAGDRVDLMIREGVKVASFALAPKQELIARLKEAGAVVIPSIGAAKHARKVAAWGADAMIVQGGEGGGHTGPVATTLLLPSVLDAVQGTGIPVIAAGGFFDGRGLAAALSYGAAGVAMGTRFLLTSDSTVPDAVKRRYLEAALDGTVVTTRVDGMPHRVLRTGLVERLESGSPVRGLTAAVRNAAKFKHMSQMTWRSMIRDGLAMRHGKELTWSQVVMAANTPMLLKAGLVEGNTEAGVLASGQVAGILEDLPSCAELIDSVVRDAIKHLQAASALIESGD; translated from the coding sequence ATGAGGTTGCGCACGCCGCTGACCGAGCTGGTCGGTGTCGAGCACCCGGTGGTGCAAACCGGGATGGGCTGGGTTGCCGGTGCCCGGCTGGTGGCCGCCACGGCCAACGCGGGCGGGCTGGGCATCCTGGCGTCGGCCACGATGACGCTGGACGAGTTGGCGACGGCGATCGGCAAGGTCAAGGCCGCCACCGACAAGCCGTTCGGGGTCAACATCCGCGCCGACGCCGCCGACGCAGGCGACCGCGTCGACTTGATGATCCGCGAGGGCGTGAAGGTGGCGTCGTTCGCCCTGGCGCCCAAGCAGGAGCTGATCGCCCGGCTGAAAGAGGCCGGTGCGGTGGTGATTCCGTCGATCGGCGCGGCCAAGCACGCGCGCAAGGTCGCGGCCTGGGGCGCCGACGCGATGATCGTGCAGGGCGGCGAGGGCGGCGGGCACACCGGACCCGTCGCCACGACGCTGCTGCTGCCCTCGGTGCTGGACGCCGTGCAGGGCACCGGAATCCCGGTGATCGCGGCGGGAGGATTCTTCGACGGGCGCGGGCTCGCGGCGGCGCTGAGCTACGGCGCCGCCGGGGTGGCGATGGGCACCCGTTTTCTGCTGACCTCCGACTCGACCGTGCCCGACGCGGTCAAGCGGCGGTACCTGGAGGCGGCGCTGGACGGCACGGTGGTCACCACGCGCGTCGACGGCATGCCGCACCGCGTGCTGCGCACCGGCCTGGTCGAGAGGCTGGAAAGCGGCTCGCCGGTAAGGGGTCTCACGGCGGCGGTGCGTAACGCGGCGAAGTTCAAGCACATGTCGCAGATGACCTGGCGGTCGATGATCCGCGACGGCCTGGCGATGCGCCACGGCAAGGAGCTGACCTGGTCGCAGGTGGTGATGGCGGCCAACACCCCGATGCTGCTGAAGGCCGGGCTGGTCGAGGGCAACACCGAGGCCGGGGTGCTCGCCTCCGGCCAGGTGGCCGGCATCCTCGAGGACCTGCCGTCGTGCGCCGAACTGATCGACTCGGTGGTGCGCGACGCGATCAAGCATCTGCAGGCGGCTTCGGCGCTCATCGAATCCGGCGACTAA
- a CDS encoding SatD family protein, whose amino-acid sequence MIGMKAEPSICATLIGDVVGSRRAGDRPALHRRVATALSQVAAGAIAPPFFTVGDEFQGSYPTLGGAIDAALTVRLLLAPEIDVRFGLGWGAVTILDADAGIQDGPGWWTAREAIQQTAEAQRQPGLTLVRTIFRAAAETRADVDAVNAALICRDHLLGSLDERSLRIVRGLMRGQTKKGLAAAEGISPSAVSQRASRDGLDLIVLASQYLRGLP is encoded by the coding sequence ATGATTGGAATGAAGGCTGAGCCTTCAATCTGCGCGACTTTGATCGGCGATGTCGTGGGATCCCGGCGGGCCGGCGACCGGCCCGCCCTGCATCGACGCGTCGCCACCGCCCTCAGCCAGGTCGCGGCCGGCGCGATCGCCCCGCCGTTCTTCACCGTGGGGGACGAGTTTCAGGGCAGCTACCCCACCCTTGGTGGTGCCATCGATGCGGCTCTGACCGTGCGGCTGCTACTTGCGCCCGAGATCGATGTCCGATTCGGGCTTGGATGGGGCGCGGTGACCATCCTCGATGCCGACGCGGGAATCCAGGACGGGCCCGGGTGGTGGACGGCCCGGGAGGCCATCCAGCAGACGGCGGAAGCCCAGCGGCAGCCCGGCCTCACGCTGGTGCGCACGATATTTCGGGCAGCCGCAGAGACGCGCGCCGACGTCGACGCGGTCAACGCGGCGCTGATTTGTCGGGACCATCTGCTTGGATCGCTCGATGAGAGATCGTTGCGGATCGTGAGGGGGCTGATGAGGGGCCAGACCAAAAAGGGGCTCGCCGCGGCCGAGGGCATCAGTCCGTCGGCGGTGTCACAGCGCGCGAGCCGCGACGGTTTGGACCTGATTGTCCTTGCCAGCCAATACCTTCGGGGCCTACCGTGA
- the ipdF gene encoding (5R,7aS)-5-hydroxy-7a-methyl-1-oxo-2,3,5,6,7,7a-hexahydro-1H-indene-carboxyl-CoA reductase, translating to MSLSEAPKEVAGHGLLQGKVVVVTAAAGTGIGSATARRALVEGADVVVSDHHERRLGETADQLSALGLGRVESVLCDVTSSVQVDALIASTTARMGRLDVLVNNAGLGGQTPVVDMTDEEWDRVLNVTLSSVFRATRAALGYFREAGHGGVIVNNASVLGWRAQHSQSHYAAAKAGVMALTRCSAIEAVEYGVRINAVSPSIARHKFLDKTTSADLLDRLSAGEAFGRAAEPWEVAATIAFLASDYSSYLTGEVISVSSQHP from the coding sequence ATGAGCCTGTCCGAAGCTCCGAAAGAGGTTGCCGGACATGGGCTTCTGCAAGGCAAGGTGGTCGTCGTCACCGCGGCGGCGGGCACCGGTATCGGCTCGGCGACGGCGCGCCGCGCCCTGGTGGAGGGCGCCGACGTGGTGGTGTCCGACCACCACGAACGACGGCTGGGGGAGACCGCCGACCAACTGTCCGCGCTGGGATTGGGCCGAGTCGAGAGCGTGCTCTGCGACGTCACGTCCAGCGTGCAGGTGGACGCGCTGATCGCGTCGACCACCGCGCGGATGGGCCGGCTCGACGTTTTGGTCAACAACGCCGGGCTGGGCGGTCAGACCCCGGTGGTCGACATGACCGACGAGGAGTGGGACCGCGTCCTGAACGTGACGCTGTCGTCGGTGTTCCGGGCCACCCGGGCGGCGCTGGGGTACTTCCGGGAGGCGGGCCACGGCGGGGTGATCGTCAACAACGCGAGCGTTCTGGGCTGGCGGGCGCAGCACTCGCAGTCGCACTATGCCGCGGCCAAGGCGGGTGTGATGGCGTTAACCCGTTGTAGCGCAATCGAAGCCGTCGAATACGGGGTGCGGATCAACGCGGTGTCCCCGAGCATCGCCCGCCACAAATTCCTGGACAAGACGACCTCGGCCGACCTCCTCGACCGGCTGTCGGCCGGTGAAGCGTTCGGGCGGGCCGCCGAGCCGTGGGAGGTCGCGGCCACCATCGCGTTCCTGGCCAGCGACTACTCCAGCTACCTCACCGGCGAGGTCATCTCGGTGTCCAGCCAGCACCCGTGA
- the echA20 gene encoding (7aS)-7a-methyl-1,5-dioxo-2,3,5,6,7,7a-hexahydro-1H-indene-carboxyl-CoA hydrolase yields MPITSTTTEPGIVAVTVDFPPVNAIPSRGWFELADAITAAGQNPETHVVILRAEGRGFNAGVDIKEMQRTEGFTALIDANRGCFAAFRAVYECPVPVVAAVNGFCVGGGIGLVGNSDVIVASDDATFGLPEVERGALGAATHLSRLVPQHMMRRLFFTAATVDAATLHHFGSVHEVVPRDQLDEAALRVARDIAAKDTRVIRAAKEALNLIDVQRVNSSYRMEQGFTFELNLAGVADEHRDAFAGTAKGKDK; encoded by the coding sequence TTGCCCATCACATCGACAACCACCGAACCGGGCATCGTCGCGGTCACCGTCGACTTTCCCCCGGTCAACGCCATCCCATCGCGCGGCTGGTTCGAGCTGGCCGACGCCATCACGGCCGCCGGCCAGAACCCCGAGACCCACGTCGTCATCCTGCGGGCGGAGGGCCGCGGCTTCAACGCCGGGGTCGACATCAAGGAGATGCAGCGCACCGAGGGATTCACCGCGCTGATCGACGCCAACCGCGGCTGCTTCGCCGCCTTCCGCGCGGTCTACGAATGCCCGGTGCCCGTCGTTGCCGCCGTGAATGGGTTCTGCGTCGGCGGCGGCATCGGCCTGGTCGGCAACTCCGACGTCATCGTGGCCTCCGACGACGCCACCTTCGGGCTGCCCGAGGTCGAACGCGGCGCACTCGGCGCGGCCACCCACCTGTCCCGGCTGGTGCCGCAGCACATGATGCGGCGGCTGTTCTTCACCGCCGCCACGGTGGACGCCGCCACCCTGCACCACTTCGGCTCGGTGCACGAGGTGGTGCCGCGCGACCAGCTGGACGAGGCCGCGTTGCGGGTCGCGAGAGACATCGCCGCCAAGGACACCCGCGTCATCCGCGCGGCCAAGGAGGCGCTCAACCTCATCGACGTGCAGCGCGTGAATTCGAGTTACCGCATGGAACAAGGCTTTACGTTCGAACTCAATCTGGCCGGGGTCGCCGATGAACACCGCGATGCGTTCGCCGGTACGGCAAAGGGCAAGGACAAGTGA
- the kstR2 gene encoding TetR family transcriptional regulator KstR2: MDRVAGQANTRRDELLELAATMFAERGLRATTVRDIADSAGILSGSLYHHFSSKEEMVDEVLRSFLDWLFNRYREIVESETNPLERLKGLFMASFEAIEHRHAQVVIYQDEAQRLLSQPRFSYIEDMNRQQRKMWVEVINQGIDEGYFQPDLNVDLVYRFIRDTTWVSVRWYRPGGPLTAQQVGQQYLAIVLGGITKEGV, encoded by the coding sequence ATGGACCGAGTGGCCGGTCAGGCCAACACCCGCCGTGACGAGCTGTTAGAGCTCGCCGCGACCATGTTCGCCGAGCGAGGCCTGCGCGCCACCACCGTCCGCGACATAGCCGACAGCGCCGGCATCCTGTCCGGCAGCCTCTATCACCACTTCTCCTCCAAGGAGGAGATGGTCGACGAGGTGCTGCGCAGCTTCCTGGACTGGTTGTTCAACCGCTACCGCGAGATCGTGGAGAGCGAAACCAACCCCTTGGAGCGGCTCAAGGGGCTGTTCATGGCGTCGTTCGAGGCGATCGAACATCGGCACGCGCAGGTCGTCATCTATCAGGACGAGGCCCAACGGTTGTTGTCGCAGCCCCGGTTCTCCTACATCGAGGACATGAACCGGCAGCAACGCAAGATGTGGGTCGAGGTGATCAACCAGGGCATCGACGAGGGCTACTTCCAGCCCGACCTCAACGTCGACCTCGTCTACCGTTTCATTCGCGACACCACGTGGGTGTCGGTGCGCTGGTATCGGCCCGGCGGACCCCTCACCGCACAACAAGTGGGTCAGCAATACCTCGCCATCGTTCTTGGTGGGATTACCAAAGAAGGAGTCTGA
- a CDS encoding nitroreductase family deazaflavin-dependent oxidoreductase codes for MTGFIIKWMSRGNTWMYRLSKGKWGGTFQKNPVALLTTTGRKTGQPRVSPLLYMREGDRVLLVASQGGRDKHPLWYLNLKANPKVSVQIKDEVLQLQARDATPEERAQYWPKLVAMYPNFDDYQSWTDRVIPVVICDP; via the coding sequence ATGACCGGTTTCATCATCAAGTGGATGTCGCGAGGCAATACCTGGATGTATCGCCTCAGCAAGGGCAAGTGGGGCGGCACGTTTCAGAAGAACCCGGTCGCGCTGCTGACCACCACCGGACGCAAGACCGGGCAACCGCGCGTGAGCCCGTTGCTCTACATGCGAGAAGGCGATCGCGTGCTGCTGGTGGCATCACAAGGCGGCCGCGACAAGCACCCGCTGTGGTATCTCAACCTCAAGGCCAACCCGAAAGTATCCGTGCAGATCAAAGACGAGGTGTTGCAGTTACAGGCGCGCGACGCCACACCCGAAGAGCGCGCACAGTACTGGCCGAAACTGGTGGCGATGTACCCCAACTTCGACGACTACCAGTCGTGGACGGATCGGGTGATCCCGGTCGTCATCTGCGACCCGTAG
- a CDS encoding SDR family oxidoreductase, producing the protein MTRASAPDAINLGLAGRVVLVTGGVRGVGAGISSVFAGQGATVVTCARRPVEGLPYEFHSCDVRDDDAVQALIDSIVDQHGRLDVVVNNAGGSPYVLTAESSAKFNRKIIELNLIGALSVSQHANDKMQTQDGGGSIINICSLSGRRPSPGTGAYGAAKAGLESLTQTLAVEWGPKVRVNACVVGMVETEQSELFYGDAESIAAISKNVPLGRLAQPEDVGWAAAFLASDAASYISGASLEVHGGGEPPHYLATTNANAIK; encoded by the coding sequence GTGACCCGCGCCTCAGCACCCGACGCCATCAACTTGGGGCTGGCCGGGCGGGTGGTTCTGGTCACCGGCGGGGTTCGCGGGGTGGGCGCCGGCATCAGCTCCGTCTTCGCCGGGCAGGGCGCCACGGTCGTCACCTGCGCACGGCGGCCCGTCGAGGGCCTGCCCTATGAGTTTCACTCCTGCGACGTCCGCGACGACGACGCCGTGCAGGCGCTCATCGACTCCATCGTCGACCAGCACGGCCGGCTGGACGTGGTGGTCAACAACGCCGGCGGCTCGCCCTACGTGCTGACCGCGGAGTCCAGCGCGAAGTTCAACCGCAAGATCATCGAGCTCAATCTGATTGGCGCACTGTCGGTTTCACAACACGCGAATGACAAGATGCAAACCCAGGACGGCGGCGGGTCGATCATCAACATCTGCAGTCTCAGCGGTCGACGGCCCTCGCCCGGCACCGGCGCCTACGGGGCGGCCAAAGCCGGCCTGGAAAGCCTCACGCAGACACTGGCCGTGGAATGGGGCCCGAAGGTCCGGGTGAACGCGTGCGTGGTCGGCATGGTCGAGACCGAGCAGTCCGAACTGTTTTACGGTGACGCCGAGTCCATCGCCGCGATCTCCAAGAACGTGCCGTTGGGTCGGCTGGCCCAGCCCGAGGATGTCGGTTGGGCCGCGGCATTTTTGGCGTCCGACGCGGCGTCCTACATCAGCGGCGCCTCGCTGGAGGTGCACGGCGGCGGCGAGCCGCCGCACTATCTGGCCACCACCAACGCCAACGCGATCAAATAG
- the fadA6 gene encoding steroid 3-ketoacyl-CoA thiolase FadA6: MAEAYVIDAVRTAVGKRNGSLAGVHPLDLGAYAWRGLLDRVDVDPAAVDDVIAGCVDAIGAQAGNIARLSWLAAGYPEEVPGVTVDRQCGSSQQAISFGAQAIMSGTADLIVAGGVQNMSQIPISSAMTVGEQFGFTSPTNESKQWLHRYGDQEISQFRGSEMIAEKWNLSREEMERYALASHERAFAAIRAGHFDNEIITIETESGPFRVDEGPRESSLEKMAGLKPLVEGGRLTAAMASQISDGASAVLLASEQAVKDHKLTPRARIHHISARAADPVLMLTGPIPATRYALDKTGLSIGDIDTVEINEAFAPVVMAWLKEIKADPEKVNPNGGAIALGHPLGATGAKLFATMLNELERVGGRYGLQTMCEGGGTANVTIIERL, from the coding sequence ATGGCTGAGGCGTACGTCATCGACGCTGTGCGTACCGCGGTTGGCAAGCGAAATGGATCGCTCGCCGGGGTGCATCCCCTGGACCTCGGCGCATACGCGTGGCGCGGACTGCTCGACCGGGTCGATGTCGACCCCGCCGCCGTCGACGACGTGATCGCTGGCTGCGTCGACGCCATCGGTGCCCAAGCCGGCAACATCGCCCGGCTCTCGTGGCTGGCCGCGGGTTACCCCGAAGAGGTTCCCGGCGTCACCGTGGACCGGCAGTGCGGTTCCAGCCAGCAGGCGATTTCGTTTGGCGCACAGGCGATCATGTCCGGCACCGCGGACCTCATCGTGGCCGGGGGCGTGCAGAACATGAGCCAGATCCCGATCTCGTCGGCGATGACGGTGGGCGAGCAATTCGGATTCACCTCGCCCACAAATGAATCCAAGCAGTGGCTGCACCGGTATGGTGACCAGGAGATCTCTCAGTTCCGCGGCTCGGAAATGATCGCCGAGAAGTGGAACCTGTCGCGCGAAGAGATGGAGCGCTACGCGCTGGCCAGCCACGAGCGTGCGTTCGCCGCGATCCGCGCCGGTCACTTCGACAACGAAATCATCACCATCGAAACGGAATCCGGGCCGTTCCGGGTCGACGAGGGCCCGCGCGAGTCCTCACTGGAGAAGATGGCCGGCCTCAAGCCGCTCGTCGAGGGCGGGCGGCTGACGGCGGCGATGGCCAGCCAGATCTCCGACGGCGCCAGCGCGGTGCTATTGGCCTCCGAGCAGGCGGTCAAGGACCACAAGCTGACCCCGCGGGCCCGCATCCATCACATCAGCGCCCGCGCCGCCGACCCGGTGTTGATGTTGACCGGGCCCATTCCGGCCACCCGCTACGCGCTGGACAAGACCGGGCTGTCGATCGGCGACATCGACACCGTCGAGATCAACGAGGCGTTCGCGCCGGTAGTTATGGCCTGGCTCAAGGAGATCAAGGCCGACCCGGAGAAGGTCAACCCCAATGGCGGCGCGATCGCGCTCGGTCACCCGCTGGGCGCCACCGGCGCCAAGCTATTCGCCACCATGCTCAACGAACTCGAGCGCGTCGGCGGCCGCTATGGCCTGCAGACGATGTGTGAGGGCGGTGGCACCGCGAACGTCACCATCATCGAGCGGCTCTAG
- a CDS encoding nitroreductase family deazaflavin-dependent oxidoreductase translates to MPNWIRNSRPIALLLKYFARAHVWVYRRTDGRIGAKLLRFPAALLTTTGRKSDEPRTTATLYLRDGEKVILPASFGGREDNPSWYLNLQENPEVQVQIRAQRLDLVARDSTAEERAKYWPQLVEMYPRYREYREAADRVIPLVVCEPLRRK, encoded by the coding sequence ATGCCCAACTGGATTCGCAACTCACGACCGATCGCCCTGCTGCTGAAGTACTTCGCGCGTGCGCACGTTTGGGTGTATCGGCGAACCGACGGCAGGATCGGCGCGAAGCTGCTGCGCTTCCCAGCGGCGCTGCTGACCACGACCGGACGCAAGTCGGACGAGCCGCGCACCACCGCGACGCTGTACCTGCGCGACGGCGAAAAAGTGATTCTGCCGGCGTCCTTCGGGGGCCGGGAGGATAACCCGTCGTGGTACCTCAACCTCCAGGAGAATCCCGAAGTGCAGGTGCAGATTCGGGCGCAGCGGCTCGATCTGGTCGCCCGCGACTCCACCGCAGAAGAGCGCGCCAAGTATTGGCCCCAGCTAGTCGAGATGTACCCGCGCTACCGCGAGTACCGCGAGGCCGCCGACCGGGTAATCCCGTTGGTGGTGTGCGAACCGCTTCGGCGAAAGTGA
- a CDS encoding SDR family oxidoreductase gives MGVVDGRVVIVTGAGGGIGRAHALAFAAEGARVVVNDIGVGLDGSPAGGGSAAQGVVDEIIAAGGEAVANGSNVADWSESAGLIQTAVDTFGGLDVLVNNAGIVRDRMMANTSEEEFDAVIAVHLKGHFATMRHAASYWRGLSKEGKTVDARIINTSSGAGLQGSVGQGNYSAAKAGIAALTLVGAAEMGRYGVTVNAIAPSARTRMTETVFAEMMATQDQDFDAMAPENIAPLVVWLGSAESRDVTGKVFEVEGGKIRVAEGWAHGPQIDKGAKWDPAELGPVVADLLAKARPPVPVYGA, from the coding sequence ATGGGAGTGGTTGACGGCCGCGTCGTCATCGTCACCGGAGCGGGCGGCGGCATCGGCCGCGCGCATGCGCTGGCCTTCGCGGCCGAGGGCGCGCGCGTGGTGGTCAACGACATCGGCGTGGGCCTGGACGGCTCACCGGCCGGCGGGGGCAGCGCCGCCCAGGGCGTGGTCGACGAAATCATCGCCGCCGGTGGGGAAGCCGTCGCCAACGGATCCAACGTCGCCGACTGGAGCGAATCGGCCGGCCTGATCCAGACCGCCGTCGACACCTTCGGCGGGCTGGACGTTCTGGTCAACAACGCGGGCATCGTGCGCGACAGGATGATGGCCAACACCAGCGAGGAGGAGTTCGACGCCGTCATCGCCGTGCACCTCAAGGGCCATTTCGCCACGATGCGGCACGCCGCGTCGTACTGGCGTGGGCTGTCCAAAGAGGGCAAGACCGTCGACGCGCGCATCATCAACACCAGTTCCGGTGCCGGCCTGCAGGGCAGCGTCGGGCAGGGCAACTACAGCGCCGCCAAGGCGGGCATCGCGGCGCTGACTCTCGTCGGCGCGGCCGAGATGGGCCGGTACGGCGTGACTGTCAACGCCATCGCGCCGTCGGCGCGCACCCGCATGACCGAGACCGTCTTCGCCGAGATGATGGCAACGCAGGACCAGGATTTCGACGCGATGGCGCCGGAGAACATCGCGCCGCTGGTGGTGTGGCTGGGCAGCGCCGAATCCCGTGACGTCACCGGCAAGGTGTTCGAGGTCGAGGGCGGCAAGATCCGGGTCGCGGAGGGCTGGGCGCACGGCCCGCAGATCGACAAAGGTGCGAAGTGGGACCCTGCGGAGCTCGGGCCCGTCGTCGCCGACCTGCTCGCCAAGGCGCGCCCGCCGGTCCCGGTGTACGGCGCCTAG
- a CDS encoding nitroreductase family deazaflavin-dependent oxidoreductase, translating into MSALLPETWPKPLLGAIRVSNRYLLNPLMLRLAGRKHWYASVVHHTGRRSGKQYATPVVADRTDGGFVIPLPYGTEVDWLRNVLAAGQATISSRGESYEVAQPEIIDAAAALPMLSADRRRSFSRLGIEHYLSVKDK; encoded by the coding sequence ATGAGTGCGCTGCTACCCGAGACGTGGCCCAAGCCGTTGCTGGGCGCGATCCGCGTTTCCAACAGATACCTGCTCAACCCACTGATGTTGCGCCTGGCCGGCCGCAAGCATTGGTACGCATCGGTCGTCCATCACACCGGGCGACGGTCGGGCAAGCAGTACGCCACCCCGGTCGTGGCGGACCGGACGGACGGCGGGTTCGTCATACCGCTGCCCTACGGCACGGAAGTGGACTGGTTGCGGAACGTCCTTGCCGCGGGGCAAGCGACCATTTCCTCCCGCGGCGAGAGCTACGAGGTGGCGCAGCCCGAGATCATTGATGCGGCCGCGGCCCTGCCCATGCTGTCGGCCGATCGGCGACGCTCCTTCTCCCGGCTCGGCATCGAGCACTACCTGAGCGTGAAGGACAAGTAG
- the ipdB gene encoding cholesterol ring-cleaving hydrolase subunit IpdB, which produces MSSTRAEVCAVACAELFAGAGEIMVSPMTNMASVGARLARLTFSPDILLTDGEAQLLADTPALGKTGPVEGWMPFGRVFETLAWGRRHVVMGANQVDRFGNQNISAFGPLQHPTRQMFGLRGAPGNAINHATSYWVGNHSKRVFCAAVDVVCGIGWDKIDSGNPAFRFANPYRVVSNLGVFDFGGPDHSMRAVSLHPGVSPGDVREATSFEVHGLDEAGETRLPTEDELRLIREVIDPKSLRDREIR; this is translated from the coding sequence GTGAGCAGCACCCGCGCCGAAGTGTGCGCCGTCGCCTGTGCCGAATTGTTCGCCGGAGCGGGCGAAATCATGGTCAGCCCGATGACGAACATGGCCTCGGTCGGCGCGCGGCTGGCCCGGTTGACCTTTTCACCGGACATCTTGCTGACCGACGGCGAGGCACAGCTGCTGGCGGACACGCCGGCTCTGGGCAAGACCGGACCCGTGGAGGGCTGGATGCCGTTCGGCCGGGTGTTCGAGACGCTGGCCTGGGGGCGGCGGCACGTCGTGATGGGCGCGAATCAGGTTGACCGCTTTGGCAATCAGAACATCTCGGCGTTCGGTCCGCTGCAACACCCGACCAGGCAGATGTTCGGCCTGAGGGGCGCTCCCGGCAACGCGATCAACCACGCGACCAGCTATTGGGTGGGCAACCATTCCAAGCGGGTGTTCTGTGCGGCCGTCGACGTGGTCTGCGGCATCGGCTGGGACAAGATCGACTCCGGCAATCCGGCGTTCCGCTTCGCCAACCCGTATCGGGTGGTGTCCAACCTCGGGGTGTTCGACTTCGGCGGGCCGGACCACAGCATGCGCGCCGTGTCCCTGCATCCCGGGGTGTCGCCCGGCGACGTCCGCGAGGCCACGTCGTTCGAGGTGCACGGCCTGGACGAGGCCGGCGAGACCAGGCTGCCGACGGAGGACGAGCTGCGCCTGATCCGCGAGGTGATCGATCCGAAGTCCCTGCGCGACAGGGAGATCCGTTGA